One Novosphingobium sp. G106 DNA segment encodes these proteins:
- a CDS encoding cytochrome P450: MATQIEKHRTTIPDHVPSDRVRDIDIYALDGLEEGFHEAWKRVQTADNPSLVWTPLTGGHWVATRGTVIDEVYRHPEHFSSRVIWVPREAGEAYEMVPTKMDPPEHTPYRKAIDRGLNPAQIRRIESDVRSVAIELIEGFADKGGCDFARDFAGIFPVKVFLALADLPFDDVPMLNQLAKEMTRPSGSTPEEQGRALEAANKGFFDYLAPIVEQRRGGTGTDLITMMVNTEINGAPMPPDKLLGLVSLLLLAGLDTVVNLLSFMMIYLARHPETVEEMRSDPKKLLRGVEELFRRFAVVSDARYVVQDMEFHGVQLKAGDLILLPTALHGLDDSQHEDPMKVDLSRPNVAAHSTFAQGPHRCAGLHLARMEVLVTLQEWLARIPTFALAEGAAPIYHSGIVAAVENVPLVWKV; the protein is encoded by the coding sequence ATGGCCACCCAAATCGAAAAGCACAGAACGACGATCCCCGATCACGTACCGTCGGACCGTGTGCGCGACATCGACATCTATGCGCTGGACGGGTTAGAGGAAGGTTTCCACGAAGCCTGGAAACGGGTGCAGACGGCAGACAACCCATCGCTGGTGTGGACGCCGCTGACCGGAGGCCACTGGGTCGCCACGCGCGGCACAGTGATCGACGAGGTCTATCGGCATCCCGAACACTTCTCGAGCCGGGTTATCTGGGTGCCGCGTGAGGCCGGCGAAGCCTATGAGATGGTCCCGACCAAGATGGACCCGCCCGAACATACCCCTTATCGCAAGGCGATCGACAGGGGGCTCAATCCTGCCCAGATTCGCAGGATCGAAAGCGACGTACGATCCGTCGCGATCGAATTGATCGAAGGCTTTGCCGACAAGGGCGGCTGCGATTTCGCGCGCGATTTTGCCGGGATTTTCCCGGTCAAGGTGTTCCTCGCGCTCGCCGACCTGCCTTTCGACGATGTGCCCATGCTGAATCAACTGGCCAAGGAGATGACCCGGCCGTCAGGCAGCACGCCCGAAGAGCAGGGGCGGGCCCTTGAGGCGGCAAACAAGGGCTTCTTCGACTATCTGGCGCCGATCGTCGAGCAGCGGCGCGGCGGGACGGGAACGGACCTCATCACCATGATGGTCAACACCGAGATCAACGGTGCGCCGATGCCGCCGGACAAGCTGCTGGGCCTCGTCTCGCTTCTGCTGCTCGCTGGGCTGGATACAGTGGTGAACCTGCTCAGCTTCATGATGATCTACCTTGCGCGCCATCCTGAGACGGTCGAGGAAATGCGATCCGATCCCAAAAAGCTGCTGCGCGGCGTGGAGGAACTGTTCCGTCGGTTCGCGGTAGTCTCCGATGCGCGCTACGTGGTCCAAGACATGGAATTTCACGGGGTACAGTTGAAGGCGGGCGACCTGATCCTTCTGCCCACCGCTCTGCACGGTCTCGACGACAGCCAGCATGAGGATCCAATGAAAGTCGATCTGTCGCGCCCCAACGTCGCGGCTCATTCCACGTTCGCGCAGGGGCCGCATCGCTGCGCCGGCTTGCATCTGGCGCGCATGGAAGTTCTCGTGACGCTTCAGGAATGGCTGGCGCGGATCCCGACTTTCGCTTTGGCGGAGGGAGCCGCGCCTATCTATCATTCGGGCATCGTCGCGGCCGTCGAAAATGTCCCGCTCGTTTGGAAGGTCTGA
- a CDS encoding zinc-binding dehydrogenase — MKGKASVLVETGRVETWDVDIAPPEPGGALVRTVLGGVCGSDVHIVSGEAGEMPFPIILGHEGVGQIEALGAGTETDYAGVPVKPGDHVVWAPIALCGRCYSCTVLQQTPCENTTFFEHANRPNWGSYAQYSWLPRGMAFYRLPDGADPTAIAALGCALPTVLRGFDRCGPVQLNDAVLVQGAGPVGLSAVLVAAQMGARCIVVIDKAPARLEAARKLGATATVSLDLSPEERKRAVYEITGPTGPDVVIEAAGVLAAFPEGVDLTGPHGRYIILGLWGAIGTQAISPRDLTIKNLSIGGASFPAPRNYYHAMHLAARLQDKVPLAELVSHRFSLDSATDALEVTRTGVATKAVIDPFLT; from the coding sequence ATGAAGGGTAAAGCCTCGGTACTGGTCGAGACCGGCAGGGTCGAAACATGGGACGTGGATATCGCTCCTCCCGAGCCGGGAGGGGCGCTGGTCCGGACTGTGCTGGGCGGGGTGTGCGGGAGCGACGTCCACATCGTTTCGGGCGAAGCGGGAGAAATGCCTTTCCCGATCATCCTGGGGCATGAGGGCGTCGGCCAAATCGAGGCGCTCGGTGCGGGCACAGAGACCGACTACGCAGGTGTGCCCGTCAAGCCGGGCGACCATGTCGTCTGGGCGCCTATCGCACTGTGCGGTCGGTGCTACTCCTGCACCGTCCTCCAGCAGACTCCATGCGAGAACACCACGTTCTTCGAGCACGCGAACCGGCCGAACTGGGGCAGCTACGCGCAGTACTCGTGGCTACCCCGGGGCATGGCGTTCTACCGCCTTCCCGATGGTGCCGACCCGACGGCAATCGCCGCGCTTGGCTGCGCGCTGCCGACGGTGCTGCGAGGATTCGATCGCTGCGGCCCGGTGCAATTGAACGATGCTGTCCTGGTCCAGGGCGCGGGCCCAGTCGGTCTCTCGGCAGTTCTCGTCGCAGCGCAAATGGGCGCGCGCTGCATTGTCGTGATCGACAAGGCGCCGGCGAGGCTCGAGGCAGCGCGGAAACTTGGCGCGACTGCTACCGTATCGCTCGATCTTTCGCCGGAAGAGCGCAAGCGCGCCGTCTACGAGATTACTGGTCCGACCGGTCCCGACGTCGTCATCGAGGCTGCGGGTGTGCTTGCCGCTTTCCCAGAAGGCGTTGACCTGACGGGCCCCCACGGGCGGTACATCATCCTCGGACTGTGGGGCGCGATCGGCACCCAGGCAATTTCACCGCGCGATCTTACGATAAAGAACCTCAGCATCGGCGGCGCCTCGTTCCCGGCTCCGCGCAACTACTACCACGCGATGCACCTCGCAGCTCGGCTTCAGGACAAGGTGCCGCTGGCCGAATTGGTCAGCCATCGCTTCTCGCTCGACTCCGCGACCGATGCCTTGGAAGTCACACGGACCGGCGTTGCGACCAAGGCGGTCATCGATCCCTTCCTGACCTGA
- a CDS encoding TonB-dependent receptor: MNLHRQLVVSVGLMALAAGMPAFAQNAPEQTAEPSGDSAPIPGEIIVTAQRRAESLSKVPVSVAAFNAQALQDRNVSSEQDLAALVPGLIVKSGQNSNQISFTLRGQTLDPFSGSSPAVLTYINEAPLSAGNTATAFFDYSSVQVLKGPQGTLFGRNATGGAVLYETTKPGDTFGGYATVKGGERNYIQVQGAIDIPLSDVFKIRVAGDYNKQDGYIRNAKTGNTLGDTDAKSGRITLVVEPSSGFKNTTVAQYSDFGGSEGAGGLYSYHACGEKNNGYTLTATLDCVYGLNSPFAPKLGNGPMADGTWPGAVAGYLQWQQQHPYEVWLSYDLPHKAHAFFVTNTSEIEVGEDVKLKNIFNYSDAFARTPGILSGSPFNSLNLYNRSGLGNGPPGGEEFTTRAISNELQLQGKTGALQYIVGAFYSWTKKKEYIPVIVGAELATPLADIAYFYNQISQSKAVFAQLTYEVTDQLKVTGGGRYTWENAGLVQNPGSLFNLTGATPLKQNANLSDPSWTFNVQYQINPENMIYFAQRGSFRAGGFNGAVVPFNNANFFGNETTYDFELGYKFAGHIGNVASRFNIAAYRQTVKNAQHSIYALVGGNPAAFTVNVPKKRIQGVEFDGNFQFAPWLEFGFSGAYTDAKFTQNIVDLSAATGVPGLRIPFDTYTDAPKWAGSVYAVVGVPISEDMGKVNLRTDVFGQTKTYFSNNEGSITPRTQLPGYVTVDMRLSWDNVAGSNFTIAAYAKNLLDKLYYNSGYVEGASGGFNTAIWGEPRTFGAEITYKF, from the coding sequence ATGAACCTGCACAGGCAGCTGGTGGTCAGCGTTGGTCTTATGGCACTTGCGGCCGGTATGCCGGCGTTCGCGCAAAATGCCCCCGAGCAAACCGCTGAACCTTCGGGCGACAGTGCGCCGATCCCTGGCGAAATCATCGTCACGGCCCAGCGCCGCGCGGAATCGCTTTCGAAAGTTCCGGTGTCGGTTGCTGCCTTCAATGCGCAGGCGCTTCAGGACCGCAACGTTTCCAGCGAGCAGGACCTGGCCGCGCTGGTTCCCGGGCTCATCGTCAAGAGCGGTCAGAACTCCAATCAGATCAGCTTTACGCTTCGCGGTCAGACTCTCGATCCGTTTTCCGGGTCGAGCCCGGCCGTCCTGACCTACATCAACGAGGCGCCGCTCAGTGCCGGCAATACGGCCACGGCATTCTTCGACTACAGCTCCGTCCAGGTTCTGAAAGGTCCGCAGGGCACGCTTTTCGGCCGCAACGCGACAGGCGGCGCGGTTCTTTATGAGACCACAAAGCCTGGAGATACCTTTGGCGGATACGCGACGGTCAAAGGCGGCGAGCGCAATTACATCCAGGTCCAGGGCGCCATCGATATCCCACTGTCGGACGTGTTCAAAATCCGCGTAGCGGGCGACTATAACAAGCAGGACGGCTACATCCGCAATGCCAAGACCGGCAACACGCTGGGCGATACGGACGCAAAGTCCGGGCGGATCACGCTCGTCGTCGAGCCGTCATCGGGCTTCAAGAACACGACGGTCGCGCAGTATAGCGATTTCGGCGGATCCGAAGGCGCGGGCGGCCTCTATTCGTATCACGCCTGCGGCGAGAAGAATAATGGCTACACGCTGACCGCGACTCTCGACTGCGTCTATGGGCTCAACAGCCCGTTCGCACCCAAGCTCGGGAACGGTCCGATGGCAGACGGCACATGGCCGGGCGCCGTTGCCGGATATCTTCAGTGGCAGCAGCAGCATCCCTATGAGGTCTGGCTGAGTTACGATCTGCCGCACAAGGCGCACGCCTTCTTCGTGACGAACACCTCGGAAATTGAAGTCGGCGAAGACGTCAAGCTCAAGAACATCTTCAACTACTCGGACGCCTTCGCGCGAACGCCGGGAATCCTGTCCGGCTCTCCGTTCAACTCGCTCAACCTCTACAACCGCTCCGGGCTCGGCAACGGGCCTCCAGGCGGCGAAGAATTCACGACCCGGGCGATCTCGAACGAGTTGCAGCTGCAGGGCAAGACAGGCGCTCTTCAGTATATCGTGGGTGCCTTCTACTCCTGGACGAAGAAGAAGGAATACATTCCGGTTATCGTCGGGGCAGAACTCGCGACTCCGCTTGCCGACATCGCCTACTTCTATAATCAGATCTCGCAATCGAAAGCCGTCTTCGCCCAGCTGACTTACGAGGTAACCGATCAGCTCAAGGTGACCGGAGGTGGTCGCTACACCTGGGAGAACGCGGGGCTGGTTCAAAATCCGGGCAGTCTGTTCAACCTGACCGGCGCGACCCCGCTCAAGCAAAACGCCAATCTTTCGGATCCCAGCTGGACCTTCAACGTTCAGTACCAGATCAATCCCGAGAACATGATCTATTTCGCGCAGCGGGGAAGTTTCCGCGCCGGCGGGTTCAACGGTGCAGTCGTTCCCTTCAATAACGCCAACTTCTTCGGCAACGAGACCACCTACGATTTCGAGCTTGGCTACAAGTTTGCAGGCCACATCGGCAACGTGGCGTCACGCTTCAACATTGCGGCCTATCGCCAGACCGTGAAGAATGCCCAGCATTCGATCTATGCTCTGGTTGGCGGCAATCCGGCGGCCTTCACCGTCAACGTACCGAAAAAGCGGATCCAGGGCGTGGAATTCGACGGAAACTTCCAGTTCGCGCCTTGGCTCGAGTTCGGTTTCTCCGGTGCCTATACCGACGCCAAGTTCACGCAGAACATTGTCGATCTTTCGGCCGCAACGGGGGTTCCCGGGCTCAGGATTCCCTTTGACACCTATACCGACGCGCCCAAATGGGCGGGCTCGGTCTATGCCGTCGTCGGCGTGCCGATCTCCGAGGACATGGGGAAGGTAAACCTTCGCACCGATGTCTTCGGACAGACAAAGACCTACTTCTCGAACAACGAGGGCTCGATCACGCCGCGCACGCAATTGCCCGGATATGTGACTGTCGACATGCGGCTGAGCTGGGATAACGTGGCAGGCAGCAACTTCACCATCGCGGCCTATGCCAAGAATCTGCTCGACAAGCTCTACTACAACTCGGGCTATGTCGAAGGTGCCAGCGGCGGTTTCAACACGGCGATCTGGGGCGAGCCCCGGACCTTCGGAGCCGAGATCACGTACAAGTTCTAG
- a CDS encoding SDR family NAD(P)-dependent oxidoreductase, which produces MGRLRGKVAIITGAGRGMGQSHARVFVEQGCKVVLTDLNAETGNAIAAELGENAIFVEQDVTRLESWASVVSAAQDRFGGVDILVNNAGILGPLATTQDLSEAEYLTVCAVNQHSVFFGMKAVLPAMLTRGRGSIVNISSIAGMAANYGFPSLAYVASKFAVRGMTKATAMEYGKHNIRVNSVHPGFIQTPMMVEATDEVGGEALAQIPLGRIADPREVSNLVLFLASDESSYITGAEHLVDAGMLAH; this is translated from the coding sequence ATGGGACGGTTGAGAGGTAAGGTCGCGATAATCACGGGTGCCGGGCGCGGGATGGGACAGTCCCATGCGCGCGTTTTCGTTGAGCAGGGATGCAAAGTCGTTCTTACGGATTTAAACGCCGAGACGGGCAACGCGATCGCGGCGGAGCTTGGCGAGAACGCTATTTTCGTCGAACAAGACGTGACCCGACTGGAAAGCTGGGCGAGCGTGGTCAGCGCTGCGCAAGATCGGTTCGGCGGCGTCGATATTCTCGTCAATAATGCCGGTATCCTGGGGCCGCTCGCGACGACGCAGGATCTCTCGGAGGCCGAATATCTGACCGTCTGCGCCGTCAACCAGCATTCCGTTTTTTTCGGCATGAAAGCGGTGTTGCCCGCCATGCTGACGAGGGGCCGCGGATCTATCGTCAACATTTCGTCGATCGCCGGCATGGCCGCGAACTACGGATTTCCAAGCCTGGCATACGTGGCGAGCAAGTTCGCCGTTCGCGGCATGACCAAGGCCACGGCAATGGAGTATGGCAAGCACAACATCCGGGTGAACTCGGTCCATCCGGGTTTCATTCAAACACCGATGATGGTCGAGGCAACCGACGAGGTCGGCGGCGAGGCACTTGCCCAGATACCGCTTGGCCGGATCGCCGATCCTCGCGAGGTGTCGAACCTGGTTCTCTTCCTCGCCTCCGATGAATCGTCCTACATTACCGGCGCCGAGCATCTCGTCGATGCCGGTATGCTTGCGCACTAG
- a CDS encoding enoyl-CoA hydratase-related protein, with product MSCADIEFSREGQIAQVRLNRPSKLNAITDQMEQALQEAWLEINRDDSIVCVILSGAGDRAFCVGADISGAHGETGVGFGGGLTGIGGPLLALNKPLIAAVQGYCLGGGFELAMCADIIVAADSAVFGLPETNIGVIDHCGVVHRAVRRLPVSIAMGMILAGERLSATDAVRHGLVNDLVPCSEMLEAASRWAERVASCSPGANRAAKAATYRGLEMSLPLALASRYPEIDAFNSERIAPSSSGG from the coding sequence ATGTCGTGCGCAGATATCGAATTCAGTCGCGAGGGGCAGATTGCCCAGGTTCGATTAAATCGACCCAGCAAGCTGAATGCGATCACCGACCAAATGGAGCAGGCACTCCAGGAGGCGTGGCTCGAGATAAACCGGGACGACTCCATAGTCTGTGTGATCCTTTCAGGGGCTGGCGACCGCGCCTTTTGCGTGGGCGCCGACATATCTGGCGCGCACGGCGAAACCGGCGTTGGCTTTGGAGGCGGTCTCACCGGCATTGGCGGCCCGCTCCTCGCACTTAACAAGCCTTTGATTGCAGCGGTCCAGGGCTATTGCTTGGGCGGTGGTTTCGAACTTGCCATGTGCGCTGACATCATTGTCGCCGCGGACAGCGCTGTGTTTGGGCTTCCGGAAACCAACATCGGCGTCATCGATCATTGCGGTGTGGTGCACCGAGCCGTCCGGCGGCTGCCTGTCTCGATCGCGATGGGCATGATTCTGGCCGGAGAGCGGCTATCGGCGACTGACGCGGTGCGCCACGGTCTCGTCAACGATCTCGTACCGTGTTCCGAAATGCTCGAGGCGGCTTCGCGCTGGGCGGAGAGGGTCGCTTCCTGCTCGCCGGGCGCAAATAGGGCAGCCAAAGCCGCCACCTATCGCGGACTGGAAATGTCGCTGCCGCTGGCTCTGGCAAGCCGATATCCCGAAATCGACGCCTTCAATAGTGAGCGGATCGCACCGTCATCGAGCGGAGGATGA
- a CDS encoding SDR family NAD(P)-dependent oxidoreductase — MQLRDKRIIVTGAAQGIGASTLRAFVTAGATVCAVDVDAETAEREVSEANRTGPGSSFLLECDVRSRDQVNQAFDIAAERMGGLDVLAHVAGVHRHAPTHEVPEETLAWLFDVNVSGTIYTNGAAYRHMLAGGAIINFGSESGLTAEVNNAVYGASKAAVHTWTRSVAREWGPRGIRVNAVLPYMVTPMYERFREALTPDDLAAHDRATAEQIPLGGKFGDADRDLAPVMIFLAGDGSRFITGQLIPVDGGLISVR; from the coding sequence ATGCAACTACGAGATAAAAGAATCATTGTCACCGGCGCAGCACAAGGCATCGGGGCATCTACGCTACGAGCGTTCGTCACCGCTGGAGCTACGGTTTGCGCCGTCGACGTCGATGCAGAAACGGCTGAACGGGAAGTCTCGGAGGCCAATCGCACCGGCCCTGGCTCAAGTTTCTTGCTTGAATGTGATGTTCGCAGCCGCGATCAGGTAAATCAAGCTTTCGACATTGCCGCGGAGCGGATGGGCGGCCTCGACGTCCTCGCACACGTTGCCGGAGTCCATCGCCATGCACCCACGCACGAAGTCCCGGAGGAAACCTTAGCCTGGCTGTTCGACGTCAACGTGAGTGGCACGATCTACACCAATGGCGCCGCCTACCGGCACATGCTGGCTGGAGGCGCCATCATTAACTTCGGGTCGGAGTCTGGCCTGACTGCTGAGGTCAACAATGCGGTCTATGGCGCTTCCAAGGCTGCTGTTCATACGTGGACGCGCAGTGTCGCGCGCGAGTGGGGTCCACGCGGCATTCGGGTCAACGCCGTGCTCCCATACATGGTGACGCCGATGTACGAACGGTTCCGAGAGGCTCTTACTCCGGACGATCTGGCAGCACATGACCGCGCCACGGCCGAGCAAATCCCGCTCGGAGGCAAATTTGGAGATGCCGATAGAGATCTGGCGCCAGTGATGATTTTTCTCGCTGGCGACGGTTCCCGTTTCATCACGGGCCAGCTTATTCCGGTCGATGGAGGATTGATCTCGGTACGGTAA
- a CDS encoding integrase arm-type DNA-binding domain-containing protein, which produces MLNDAKLRAAKPRDKEYKLTDSYRLYLLVKPGGGKLWRWNYAYGGKQKSMNFGIYPMVSLLEARAKRDEARALLGEGKDPAIVKRLRIQANRDAAAMTFERVAREWHQTLKSQWAAIHADDVIRSLERDVFPAIGALPISELTPPLVLQALRSVEARGSIETAKRIRQRISAVFEYAVAQGTATSDPAEKLGSALKPPRKGRQPAITDITRLQKMIREADEDYARPITRLALRLLSLTAVRPGELRGARWDEFEDLDGPQPLWRIPALRMKGDCERKAEADGDHLVPLARQSVDVLRALWPITGTYDLLFPSTRHAHKPMSENAIGYLLNRAGYHGHHVPHGFRAAFSTIMNEWANAKGKTDDRAIIDLMLAHVPKGKVEGAYNRAAYMPRRRQLAQIWADMLTPPLAAPVELAENPARQTGAHSRRRMPNPVSDDFRFPSRARVA; this is translated from the coding sequence ATGCTGAACGATGCGAAATTGCGCGCCGCCAAGCCGCGCGACAAGGAATACAAACTCACTGACAGTTATCGCCTCTACCTGTTGGTCAAGCCCGGCGGCGGAAAGCTGTGGCGATGGAATTACGCCTATGGCGGGAAGCAGAAGAGCATGAACTTTGGCATCTATCCCATGGTCAGCCTTCTTGAGGCGCGGGCCAAGCGCGACGAGGCCCGGGCGCTTCTGGGCGAGGGGAAAGATCCCGCGATCGTCAAGCGGCTGCGGATCCAGGCCAACCGCGATGCCGCCGCCATGACTTTCGAGCGCGTGGCGCGCGAATGGCATCAGACCCTCAAATCGCAGTGGGCAGCGATCCATGCGGACGATGTGATCAGGAGCCTGGAGCGCGATGTTTTTCCCGCTATCGGAGCGCTGCCGATTTCGGAACTAACCCCGCCGCTCGTGCTCCAGGCGCTGCGATCGGTGGAAGCTCGTGGGTCTATCGAGACCGCCAAGCGTATCCGGCAAAGGATCTCCGCGGTATTCGAATATGCTGTTGCCCAAGGCACCGCCACAAGCGATCCCGCCGAAAAGCTCGGCTCCGCCCTAAAGCCGCCGCGCAAAGGCAGGCAGCCGGCAATCACCGACATCACTCGGCTGCAGAAAATGATTCGGGAGGCCGACGAGGACTATGCCAGACCCATTACCCGACTGGCTCTGCGTCTCCTTTCGTTGACGGCCGTTCGTCCCGGCGAGCTACGGGGCGCGCGCTGGGACGAATTTGAAGATCTGGACGGTCCCCAGCCACTCTGGCGAATTCCGGCATTGCGGATGAAGGGTGACTGCGAACGAAAGGCGGAAGCGGATGGCGATCACCTGGTACCCTTGGCTCGGCAAAGCGTCGACGTACTGCGTGCGTTGTGGCCGATAACCGGCACATACGACCTGCTCTTTCCGAGTACCCGCCACGCCCATAAGCCCATGAGCGAGAATGCGATCGGCTATTTACTCAATCGCGCCGGGTATCATGGCCACCACGTCCCTCACGGTTTCAGGGCGGCGTTTTCGACGATCATGAACGAGTGGGCCAACGCCAAGGGCAAAACGGATGATCGAGCAATAATCGATCTGATGCTTGCGCATGTGCCGAAGGGAAAGGTCGAGGGTGCGTACAATCGCGCCGCCTATATGCCGCGACGTAGGCAGCTTGCGCAAATCTGGGCCGATATGCTGACCCCGCCGCTTGCGGCCCCGGTTGAGCTTGCTGAAAACCCTGCGAGGCAGACGGGCGCCCATTCTCGCAGACGAATGCCAAATCCGGTGTCGGACGATTTCCGCTTTCCGTCGCGGGCCAGGGTTGCGTAG
- the hspQ gene encoding heat shock protein HspQ, translating to MERANFFSAQAGRRIEAPLQTKSRFAIGDVVRHKLYDFRGVIFDIDPVFANSEEWYQAIPVDARPARDQPYYHLLAENGESSYVAYVSQQNLLADGAGGPVDHPSLQQLFEDFNGERYQLRRGLTH from the coding sequence ATGGAACGCGCGAATTTCTTCTCCGCCCAGGCGGGACGCCGCATCGAAGCACCGCTGCAGACGAAGTCCCGCTTCGCCATCGGCGATGTCGTACGGCACAAGCTATACGACTTCCGCGGGGTGATCTTCGATATCGATCCGGTCTTCGCGAACAGCGAGGAATGGTATCAGGCGATCCCCGTGGACGCCCGTCCGGCGCGCGACCAGCCCTATTATCATCTGCTCGCCGAGAACGGCGAATCGAGCTACGTTGCCTATGTCAGCCAGCAGAACCTGCTCGCCGACGGCGCCGGCGGCCCGGTCGATCACCCTTCGCTGCAGCAGCTGTTCGAGGACTTCAACGGCGAGCGCTATCAGCTTCGCCGTGGCCTGACGCACTAA
- a CDS encoding ABC transporter permease, producing the protein MANQPYSTEAAGTPDAMSGLRKFPPQGEAIIHQVNWLGLKTLYMKEVRRFFKVQTQTIWAPAITTLLQLMIFTLALGQGGRMVLGVPFATFVAPGLIVMGMMQNAFQNASFSFLSGKMQGTIIDFLMPPLSEGELMAAMIAGAVTRAVLVGCAVALAMFFWPGISLHVEHPWAVIWFGLMGAVFLSFFGLLSSIWAEKFDHNAALTSFIVTPLTMLSGTFYVISNLAPVFQAISRANPFFYVISGFRYGFLGQSDIGHTNMAVLHGALGLGVLNAVLATITYLVLRSGWKLKS; encoded by the coding sequence ATGGCCAATCAACCCTACAGCACCGAAGCCGCCGGCACGCCAGATGCCATGTCGGGACTCCGCAAGTTTCCGCCGCAGGGGGAGGCCATCATCCACCAGGTCAACTGGCTGGGGCTGAAGACCCTCTATATGAAGGAGGTGCGGCGTTTCTTCAAGGTGCAGACCCAGACGATCTGGGCACCTGCGATCACGACACTGCTGCAGCTGATGATTTTCACGCTGGCCCTGGGCCAGGGCGGCCGTATGGTGCTGGGCGTGCCCTTCGCCACTTTCGTCGCGCCGGGCCTCATTGTCATGGGCATGATGCAGAACGCCTTCCAGAACGCGAGCTTCTCGTTTTTGTCGGGCAAGATGCAGGGCACGATCATCGATTTCCTGATGCCGCCGTTGTCCGAAGGGGAACTGATGGCGGCAATGATCGCGGGTGCGGTGACGCGGGCGGTCCTCGTGGGCTGCGCCGTGGCTCTGGCGATGTTCTTCTGGCCGGGCATCAGCCTGCACGTCGAGCACCCCTGGGCCGTCATATGGTTCGGCCTGATGGGCGCCGTGTTCCTGTCGTTCTTTGGCCTGCTGTCGTCGATCTGGGCGGAGAAGTTCGATCACAACGCCGCGCTCACCAGCTTCATCGTTACGCCGCTGACGATGCTTTCGGGCACTTTCTATGTGATCAGCAACCTTGCGCCGGTGTTCCAGGCGATCAGCCGCGCGAATCCCTTCTTCTATGTCATCTCGGGTTTTCGCTACGGCTTCCTCGGCCAGAGCGACATCGGCCATACGAACATGGCTGTCCTGCACGGTGCGCTAGGCCTTGGCGTGCTGAACGCCGTGCTGGCGACGATCACCTATCTGGTGCTGCGCTCAGGCTGGAAGCTGAAGAGCTGA
- a CDS encoding GcrA family cell cycle regulator translates to MSWTDERIEKLTKMWEGGATASQIAEELGGVSRNAVIGKAHRLGLKARPSPVKPNDKPEAPSAPTAKPPKPAADTPRAEAAAPRPAPAPSAPRPAPAASPAPAASAAPGATPAPAAPSPRIVSVGPGGFLRQGPGDQQAPIPPAPPRRLVPAKPSPEIADKTSLLDLNDRICRWPMGHPGEPDFHFCGDKVNPGFPYCVDHCGRAYQAQLPRGARRPPPPLPFGGPRVR, encoded by the coding sequence ATGAGCTGGACCGACGAACGCATCGAGAAGCTGACCAAGATGTGGGAAGGCGGCGCGACCGCCAGCCAGATCGCCGAGGAACTGGGCGGAGTCAGTCGCAACGCCGTCATCGGCAAGGCGCATCGTCTGGGTCTCAAGGCGCGCCCTTCTCCGGTCAAACCGAACGACAAGCCCGAGGCGCCTTCCGCGCCCACCGCCAAGCCGCCGAAGCCCGCGGCCGACACCCCGCGCGCCGAGGCCGCGGCACCGCGTCCGGCACCGGCCCCCTCGGCTCCGCGTCCGGCCCCCGCCGCGTCGCCCGCACCTGCCGCTTCTGCTGCACCGGGCGCTACACCCGCTCCGGCCGCGCCGAGCCCGCGCATCGTCTCGGTCGGCCCCGGCGGCTTCCTGCGCCAAGGTCCCGGCGACCAGCAGGCGCCGATCCCGCCCGCCCCTCCGCGCCGCCTCGTGCCGGCCAAGCCCAGCCCCGAGATCGCCGACAAAACGAGCCTGCTCGATCTCAACGACCGTATCTGCCGCTGGCCGATGGGCCACCCGGGCGAGCCCGACTTCCATTTCTGCGGCGACAAGGTGAACCCCGGGTTCCCCTATTGCGTCGACCATTGCGGCCGCGCCTATCAGGCGCAGTTGCCCCGCGGCGCACGCCGGCCCCCTCCGCCGTTGCCCTTCGGCGGGCCCAGAGTCCGCTGA